The Tripterygium wilfordii isolate XIE 37 chromosome 4, ASM1340144v1, whole genome shotgun sequence genome has a window encoding:
- the LOC119997844 gene encoding thyroid adenoma-associated protein homolog isoform X1, with protein MSAKWRAIQHRHRFTYNAVVFPPSFTQSLSEVSPHPNASRFYTELKTLISLTSIYAQVNHARILASSFSEFLSKENDDVSVSHAVRFYLEVLLLQNSLPLHKILVSGLSKNRNFHSVIRACFRTLCEEYGAARGNGRRFRVSRVALSVMGMPKLGYLVEVVEDCAVSVARDAVSGLDGVVSETNGWNRPSPIVLEQCQEALSCLYYLLQRFPTKFKDLSGEDSYVLEMNFKVVISILKSTAFSRDCFVAAGVCLCAALQVCLNAEELALVIMEGLFYQTTCSDSKGEFEVALLKIPFKGDFCLEIRDFTKLNRLCLIRGVLTAVSRTVLNTHFVVSRDCCNHYGIDGSCGSVKTILYDGILPALCSYCENPIDSHFNFHALTVMQICLQQIKTSRLGHPTNSDYDDSIPEDMGTRILKIIWNNLEDPLSQTVKQVHLIFDLFLDIQSSLQWAEGNEQLKTFLRQIASDLLHLGPRCKGRYVPLASLTKRLGAKTIMDMNPDLLYETVQAYADDDVCCAATSFLKCFLECLRGEYWNSDGIESGYTRFRGHCLPPILLGLASGVSKLRSNLNIYALPVLLEVDVDGIFPMLAFISVGPSGEENGLLYPELGCANMDLSVEQQVAVFVSLLKVSRSLALIEGDLDLCKDSTVLLNKDLPEKGHINVHALVWVKGVRIKVLVEWLELALTHVDESVRVDAAESIFLNPKTASLPSHLELSLIKKAVPLNMRSSSTGFQMKWTSLFRKFFSRVRAALERQFKQGIWQPLVHCDNDGLSLHMTNEENIDRAEFLFNFMRWMTSFLYFSCYPSAPYKRKIMAMELILIVLSVWSIIPSSQEKHHSNSLEGCLSPYSKGITSPDSTLLLVGSIIDSWDRLRESSFRILLHFPTPLPGIASEDMVQKVIAWAKILVCSPRVRESDAGALTLRLLFRKYVVELGWTVRASGNAVCFHSESKLVNADYQNCESSSSVMEYVKSLIDWLNAVVEEGERDLSQACRNSFVHGVLLTLRYTFEELDWNSNAILSSISEMRRALEKFLELVMRITSLALWVVSADALYLPEDMDEMVEDDSFLLEVAGEVDLATPSSEQESKISTNINGAQPSQQIVMVGCWLAMKEVSLLLGTIMRKIPLPSDRCEDSLELGSFCDAEDASVMSVPDAVLDFRQLGKIGNHFLEVLLKMKHNGAIDKTRAGFTALCNRLLCSNDPRLCKLTESWMEQLMERTVAKGQVVDDLLRRSAGIPAAFTALFLSEPECSPKKLLPRALRWLIDVASSRLPDPVETNSGKIDLSGSLLMESMPEPESSMSLEVNLISKTRNEGVIPTVHSFNVLRAVFNDTNLATDTSGFSAEALIVSIRSFSSPYWEVRNSACLAYTALVRRMIGFLNVHKRESARRALTGLEFFHRYPSLHPFLFNELKVATELLGDSSSQRAQSNLAKVVHPSLCPVLILLSRLKPSPIASQTGDTLDPFLFMPFIKSCSTQSNLRIRVLASRALTCLVSNEKLPIVLRNLASEFPCFQNQITGASVSSFESPPRIGTSHTSFNLVHGLLLQLCSLLDVNCRNLADSVKRDQILGDLIQVLGSCSWIARPRLCPCPILNTSFLRMLDHMLSISRSNHKSNNFNVIRILLLELSSECLEVEGSYGLSYYDPTIAELREQGAISYFSCIFQASKEVCEGFLQIPLRPILSDTGVSKIPEEEFTSEELEERLIFCLSDSSYEVRLATLKWLLRFLRSTGCGDEVWSLCVSKIRIIKRWTRTNLQATLMKLLDLEKNHRCQCYILRILFTWNQLQFQNQTDEMCTEIIYVGTMDFNAVFQFWDKLISLYKCTRHAKTRETLICCMAICVKRYTSTFTSFILANGDMQKTVKYSESNEAERSSHLFECITFFVNLIKEHSSSSEPVSMRQAAAESIVASGFLEQAEPIGSSVFNVQIQSENLHSDYKPQVALNLYAHQVLEIWFTCIKLLEDEDDEIRQRLAMDSQKCFSSKRSGRNHIRDSPAQVEKVIELSFEYLSSIFGHWIDYFDYLAQWVMNVANVYVASHGDLVRRVFDKEIDNHHEEKLLISQICCSHMEKLPILNSYAADLSKKHWFRDYLHGWRKKFSHQLISFAKDYVEKLGQVDWIGGVGNHKDAFLPLYANLLCFYALSKCIFNGEFEDGMSLDSLLSDVVELGETITPFLRNPLISNLYVLVVKLHETKLSAIAEHSIPKFIDDDSVWDGFDPYFLLR; from the exons ATGTCCGCGAAATGGCGCGCAATACAGCATCGCCACCGGTTCACCTACAACGCCGTCGTTTTTCCACCGTCTTTCACTCAGTCTCTATCTGAAGTATCACCTCATCCAAACGCCTCTCGTTTCTATACAGAACTCAAAACTCTCATCTCTCTCACCTCTATTTACGCCCAAGTCAACCATGCCAGGATCCTAGCCTCCTCTTTTAGCGAGTTTCTGTCGAAGGAAAACGATGACGTATCAGTCTCTCATGCTGTACGGTTCTACTTGGAGGTTCTGCTTCTCCAAAATTCATTGCCTCTGCATAAGATACTGGTTTCTGGTTTGTCGAAGAATAGAAACTTTCACTCAGTAATCCGCGCATGCTTTCGAACGCTTTGTGAGGAGTACGGTGCTGCTAGAGGGAATGGAAGGCGGTTCAGGGTATCGCGTGTGGCTCTGTCCGTTATGGGGATGCCGAAGCTAGGGTATTTAGTGGAGGTTGTTGAGGATTGTGCGGTTTCGGTGGCGAGGGATGCTGTTTCAGGATTGGATGGTGTCGTTTCCGAGACTAATGGGTGGAACCGCCCTTCACCGATCGTTTTAGAGCAGTGCCAGGAGGCTTTGTCGTGTTTGTATTACTTGCTCCAAAGATTTCCGACGAAGTTCAAGGATTTAAGTGGAGAAGACTCGTATGTACTGGAGATGAATTTTAAGGTTGTGATAAGTATATTGAAATCGACAGCTTTTTCACGGGATTGTTTTGTGGCTGCTGGTGTGTGCTTGTGTGCTGCCCTGCAAGTTTGTCTTAATGCAGAAGAGCTTGCTTTGGTCATAATGGAAGGTCTATTTTATCAAACTACTTGTAGTGATAGCAAAGGTGAGTTTGAGGTTGCTTTGTTGAAAATTCCTTTTAAAGGGGATTTTTGTTTGGAAATACGTGACTTTACTAAGTTGAATAGACTTTGCTTGATTAGAGGGGTACTTACCGCTGTTTCAAGAACAGTTCTGAACACCCATTTTGTTGTATCAAGAGATTGTTGTAACCATTATGGTATTGATGGAAGTTGTGGTTCTGTTAAGACTATATTGTACGATGGGATTTTGCCTGCTCTGTGTAGCTACTGTGAGAATCCCATTGATAGCCATTTTAATTTTCATGCATTAACTGTAATGCAGATCTGCTTGCAACAAATAAAAACGTCAAGGTTAGGTCATCCTACAAATTCAGATTATGATGATTCGATCCCCGAGGACATGGGTACTAGAATATTGAAAATTATATGGAACAACTTGGAAGATCCGCTAAGTCAAACAGTGAAACAGGTTCATCTCATTTTTGATCTTTTCTTAGACATTCAATCTAGTCTCCAGTGGGCTGAGGGTAATGAGCAGTTGAAAACATTTTTGCGGCAGATAGCTTCTGATCTTCTACATCTAGGGCCGCGTTGTAAGGGAAGATATGTTCCCCTAGCTTCTCTCACCAAGAGGTTAGGGGCGAAGACTATAATGGATATGAATCCAGACTTGCTTTATGAGACAGTACAGGCTTATGCAGATGATGATGTGTGCTGTGCTGCTACATCGTTCTTGAAGTGCTTTCTTGAGTGCTTGCGTGGTGAGTATTGGAATAGTGATGGTATTGAGAGTGGGTATACACGATTCAGAGGGCATTGCCTCCCCCCCATTCTGCTTGGGCTCGCTTCTGGAGTTTCAAAGCTACGTTCAAATTTGAATATTTATGCTTTGCCTGTATTATTAGAAGTGGATGTTGATGGTATATTTCCTATGCTTGCTTTCATCTCGGTCGGGCCAAGTGGGGAAGAGAATGGATTGTTATATCCTGAGCTTGGTTGTGCAAACATGGATTTGAGTGTTGAACAGCAAGTAGCTGTTTTTGTCTCATTGCTTAAGGTATCTCGCTCCCTTGCTTTGATCGAAGGGGACCTTGATTTGTGCAAGGATTCTACAGTACTTCTTAATAAGGATCTTCCAGAAAAGGGGCACATTAATGTCCATGCTCTTGTGTGGGTAAAGGGGGTAAGGATTAAGGTCCTTGTTGAGTGGCTAGAATTGGCACTGACCCATGTTGATGAGTCAGTTCGTGTAGATGCTGCGGAATCTATTTTTTTAAACCCCAAAACAGCTAGTTTGCCTTCTCATTTGGAACTCAGTCTGATAAAAAAAGCTGTGCCTTTGAACATGAGATCTAGCTCAACAGGGTTTCAAATGAAGTGGACCAGCTTGTTTAGAAAGTTCTTTTCGCGGGTTCGAGCAGCCTTGGAGAGACAATTTAAGCAGGGAATCTGGCAACCCCTTGTTCATTGTGACAATGATGGATTGTCTTTACATATGACAAATGAAGAAAACATTGACAGAGCCGAgttcctttttaattttatgcGGTGGATGACTAGTTTcctatatttttcatgttacCCTTCTGCTCCTTATAAGAGAAAAATAATGGCTATGGAGCTTATTCTCATAGTGCTTAGTGTTTGGTCTATCATACCTTCTTCTCAAGAAAAGCATCATTCAAACTCTTTGGAAGGTTGTCTCTCTCCATACAGCAAGGGAATAACTTCACCTGATTCTACGTTGTTGTTAGTTGGATCTATAATTGATAGTTGGGACAGGCTAAGAGAGAGCTCCTTTCGCATATTGCTTCATTTTCCTACTCCTCTTCCTGGCATTGCAAGTGAGGATATGGTCCAAAAAGTAATTGCATGGGCTAAAATACTAGTTTGTAGCCCACGAGTGAGAGAAAGCGATGCTGGAGCCCTAACTTTACGACTTTTGTTTAGAAAGTATGTCGTGGAGCTTGGGTGGACAGTTAGGGCTTCAGGTAATGCTGTTTGCTTCCATTCAGAGTCCAAACTAGTAAATGCTGACTATCAGAATTGTGAATCTAGTAGTTCTGTGATGGAGTATGTGAAATCCCTGATTGACTGGTTAAATGCTGTTGTGGAGGAGGGAGAAAGGGATCTTTCTCAAGCATGCAGGAATAGCTTTGTTCATGGCGTATTACTTACACTGCGGTATACATTTGAGGAATTGGATTGGAATTCTAACGCCATCTTGTCTAGCATTTCAGAGATGAGGCGTGCGCTAGAGAAGTTTTTGGAGCTAGTTATGCGGATTACATCGTTGGCGCTTTGGGTAGTTTCTGCAGATGCTTTGTATCTGCCCGAGGACATGGATGAGATGGTTGAAGATGATTCTTTCTTATTGGAGGTTGCAGGTGAGGTGGATTTGGCCACACCTTCGTCGGAACAGGAGAgcaaaatttcaacaaatattAACGGTGCCCAGCCATCACAGCAGATTGTGATGGTTGGTTGCTGGCTGGCTATGAAAGAG GTGAGCCTTCTTCTGGGGACCATTATGAGGAAAATTCCTTTACCAAGTGATAGATGTGAAGATTCATTGGAATTGGGGTCCTTTTGTGATGCCGAGGATGCCTCAGTTATGTCGGTGCCTGATGCAGTTCTTGATTTTAGACAACTTGGAAAAATTGGTAACCACTTCTTGGAAGTCCTTCTGAAGATGAAACATAATGGTGCGATCGACAAGACAAGAGCTGGATTTACAGCACTTTGCAATCGTTTACTTTGTTCAAATGACCCAAG ACTTTGTAAGTTGACAGAATCTTGGATGGAGCAACTAATGGAAAGAACTGTGGCCAAGGGACAAGTAGTAGATGATTTGTTAAGAAGAAGTGCAGGTATTCCTGCTGCATTCACTGCTCTATTTCTCTCAGAGCCAGAATGTTCTCCAAAGAAGCTCCTTCCACGGGCACTTAGGTGGCTAATAGATGTAGCTAGTAGCCGTCTACCGGATCCAGTTGAAACTAACAGCGGAAAGATTGACTTGTCTGGGTCTTTACTAATGGAGTCAATGCCAGAACCTGAGTCTTCAATGTCACTCGAAGTGAATCTGATATCAAAGACCCGGAATGAGGGTGTGATTCCAACTGTGCACTCATTTAATGTCCTTAGAGCTGTTTTCAATGATACTAATCTGGCTACTGATACATCTGGGTTCTCTGCCGAGGCTCTGATTGTTTCAATTCGCTCTTTTTCTTCCCCATATTGGGAGGTCCGAAACAGTGCTTGCTTGGCATACACTGCATTGGTCCGCCGCATGATCGGATTTCTAAATGTTCATAAACGAGAATCTGCACGGCGTGCATTAACTGGACTTGAATTTTTTCACAG GTATCCCTCATTGCATCCATTTCTGTTCAATGAACTGAAAGTTGCGACAGAGTTGCTAGGGGATTCATCCTCTCAAAGAGCACAATCCAATCTAGCAAAGGTTGTTCACCCTAGCTTATGCCCTGTGCTGATACTATTATCCCGACTCAAGCCTTCGCCAATTGCAAGTCAAACTGGAGATACCCTGGATCCTTTCCTTTTCATGCCTTTTATTAAGAGTTGCTCAACCCAAAGCAATTTACGGATTCGTGTTCTTGCATCTAGAGCTTTAACATGTCTGGTATCTAATGAGAAACTGCCGATCGTTCTTCGCAATTTAGCCTCTGAATTTCCTTGTTTTCAGAACCAAATAACGGGTGCTTCTGTTTCCTCCTTTGAATCACCCCCACGCATTGGAACCTCCCACACATCTTTTAACTTGGTTCATGGATTATTATTGCAATTATGCTCTCTTCTGGATGTAAACTGTAGAAATCTTGCTGACTCTGTCAAGAGAGATCAGATTCTTGGTGACTTGATTCAAGTTCTTGGCAGCTGTTCATGGATTGCAAGACCCAGATTGTGCCCCTGTCCCATCCTCAATACCTCTTTCTTGAGGATGCTGGATCACATGCTCAGTATTTCTAGATCTAACCATAAGAGCAATAATTTTAATGTTATACGGATATTGCTTTTGGAATTATCTTCTGAATGCTTAGAGGTCGAAGGTTCTTATGGGCTATCATATTATGATCCAACAATAGCAGAACTTCGTGAACAGGGTGCTATCTCCTATTTCAGTTGCATCTTTCAAGCATCTAAGGAAGTATGTGAAGGGTTCCTTCAGATTCCACTGAGGCCTATACTGTCTGATACAGGAGTGTCAAAGATACCTGAAGAGGAATTTACTTCTGAAGAACTTGAGGAAAGGCTGATCTTTTGCTTATCAGATTCATCATATGAGGTTCGATTAGCAACACTCAAGTGGCTGCTTCGATTCCTGAGGTCAACGGGATGTGGTGATGAGGTGTGGAGTCTTTGTGTCAGCAAGATAAGGATTATTAAACGGTGGACCAGAACTAATCTACAGGCAACTCTGATGAAGCTTTTAGACTTGGAGAAGAATCACAGATGTCAATGCTACATTCTCAGAATTCTTTTTACGTGGAACCAGCTGCAGTTTCAAAATCAAACTGATGAGATGTGTACTGAAATAATTTATGTTGGCACAATGGATTTCAATGCAGTATTTCAGTTTTGGGATAAGTTGATATCTTTGTACAAGTGCACCAGACATGCAAAGACTCGAGAGACACTCATCTGCTGTATGGCTATTTGTGTAAAGCGATACACCAGTACATTTACTAGCTTCATTCTTGCCAATGGGGACATGCAAAAAACAGTTAAATATAGCGAATCTAATGAAGCCGAAAGATCTAGCCACTTGTTTGAATGCATTACTTTTTTTGTTAATCTGATTAAGGAGCACAGCTCGTCATCTGAACCTGTAAGCATGCGCCAGGCAGCAGCTGAATCTATTGTTGCCTCTGGGTTCCTGGAACAAGCTGAGCCAATTGGTTCTTCTGTGTTCAATGTCCAGATCCAATCTGAAAATTTGCATTCTGATTATAAGCCCCAGGTAGCTCTTAATTTATATGCTCATCAAGTACTGGAAATATGGTTCACATGCATCAAACTGTTggaggatgaggatgatgaaaTTAGACAAAGGCTTGCCATGGATTCGCAGAAGTGTTTTTCGTCCAAAAGATCTGGAAGAAATCACATTAGAGACTCTCCAGCCCAAGTAGAGAAAGTAATTGAGTTGAGTTTTGAGTATCTATCTTCTATCTTTGGTCACTGGATTGATTACTTTGATTATCTTGCACAATGGGTAATGAATGTGGCAAATGTTTATGTGGCATCTCATGGGGATCTTGTAAGGCGTGTTTTTGACAAGGAAATCGATAATCATCACGAAGAGAAGCTGTTGATCAGTCAAATTTGTTGCTCCCACATGGAGAAGCTTCCAATTTTGAACTCTTATGCAGCTGATTTGTCTAAAAAACATTGGTTCAGGGATTATTTACATGGCTGGAGGAAGAAATTTAGCCATCAGCTGATATCATTTGCAAAGGACTATGTTGAGAAGCTGGGACAGGTTGATTGGATTGGTGGTGTGGGCAACCACAAGGATGCATTTCTGCCCTTATATGCAAATCTACTTTGCTTTTATGCACTCTCAAAATGCATATTCAATGGGGAATTCGAGGATGGTATGTCTCTTGACTCTCTTCTATCGGATGTAGTCGAACTTGGTGAAACTATCACTCCATTTTTGAGGAACCCTTTGATCTCGAACCTGTACGTTTTAGTCGTTAAATTGCACGAGACAAAGCTCAGTGCCATTGCTGAGCATTCCATCCCTAAATTCATTGATGATGATTCAGTCTGGGATGGTTTTGATCCGTATTTTCTTCTTAGATAA